In Ectothiorhodospira sp. BSL-9, a single window of DNA contains:
- the arfB gene encoding alternative ribosome rescue aminoacyl-tRNA hydrolase ArfB: protein MLHISNNVTLGDWEVEISQIRAQGAGGQNVNKVASAVHLRFDIQRSSLPRLYKDRLLRMSDQRISKDGVVIIKAQRFRTLEQNREDALERLRDLIQEAGRPVKKRKPTRPTLASKRRRLEKKVQRGRTKALRGPIKSD, encoded by the coding sequence ATGCTGCATATTTCCAACAATGTGACCCTGGGCGACTGGGAGGTGGAGATCAGCCAGATCCGCGCTCAGGGGGCGGGCGGTCAGAACGTGAACAAGGTGGCCTCGGCGGTACACCTGCGCTTTGATATTCAGCGTTCTTCGCTGCCGCGCTTGTACAAGGATCGGTTGCTGCGCATGTCGGATCAGCGTATCAGCAAGGATGGGGTGGTCATCATCAAGGCACAGCGTTTCCGCACCCTGGAACAGAACCGCGAGGATGCTCTGGAGCGCCTGCGGGATCTGATCCAGGAGGCAGGGCGGCCAGTGAAGAAGCGCAAGCCCACGCGGCCCACGCTGGCCTCCAAACGGCGACGTCTGGAGAAGAAGGTTCAGCGGGGACGGACGAAGGCGTTACGGGGGCCCATCAAGTCGGATTGA
- a CDS encoding vWA domain-containing protein produces the protein MQISNHCRVFELGRWLVMLMVLLCLMPASPAWAGSSTALGGLVSYELPSGWRVMTDRDEQFRLQAANRQAMLRIRTGEQGREASALKDVLAQVPEPQAGEFLGATARLFSGDSGSGSFVTGPMQVYVLESCIFQGPAPSPIVVELAATESWWRDNDPQALWRHMRLNLPDNIQPCPEAVAPGIDWYFNEPAVVAYRVPEGMNTFRSRATANLRDDDGMPNFSIGWDVLSFNEEFDLRGALGTGFSEPPRVFEADMLGHPAWVFEGRGAYGERWWHRSVALLKQCLADGQPVMMRAHADDAWMQTHGDFGIFNDNAWLFMPDDAIPCDPGLLQTALMRLEAELSAPQPSASAEPTPPASGALWDLEGDAGHAPAASEARDDGIRCAGEGPCVEVSTELALRVLPRPFSHVYAQREADESAIIQANVAAFRPLYVFAREGVELDRAGDPLGWYQVGQGRDAPLGWMQARDVFEWRQALLVSYTHPGDPIEGRSPVLMFQDLSSLESLVDDMDMAGRARSLYADIRQGEVPESVVSMEPERFVDITRQFYMLPILDWEQTRIRGDDARLLQLAAAVPRARGADTLDNPEYASQSRVGRGEAGAGLGDLQVDLVFVIDTTRSMQPFIDMTRDAVARMTQEFTDESSARFRFGLVTFRDCTDTIPGLEYVTRNHTPELVDGQTLVDLLEHSARATEVGSLDYAEEVFAGVDTALRSAWREDALRFMILVGDASSHPKGHPQNVTGKDEVDLRRELDDAQVHLLAIHLQDPRAEADHPIAHAQFSHLSRVRGDAGRSAIEAVDAFEQAQYLALVEQVTDDINSLLQRAVGGQAATPAPGAGDAELASVSALWQAALVEYIGREATPPKDIVAWSLDRDLMNPADRSLDVRVLVTREQLSTLSQSLDRVVQALMRAEVTQAQFFEALQGVAGQTMKQPDEIGQGAQLADTGLLPAFIQSLPYRSDILSLTDEMFASMTTQQRAELEWSLLAKLEQYRAINEQVDVWFQLNDTDDDRDRVYPLHLDYLP, from the coding sequence GTGCAGATCAGCAATCATTGCAGGGTTTTTGAACTGGGCAGGTGGCTGGTCATGCTCATGGTCCTGCTGTGCCTCATGCCGGCCTCACCGGCGTGGGCTGGCTCCAGCACTGCGCTGGGTGGACTGGTGAGCTACGAATTGCCGTCGGGCTGGCGCGTGATGACGGATCGGGATGAGCAGTTCCGGCTTCAGGCCGCAAACCGGCAGGCCATGCTTCGGATCAGGACGGGGGAACAGGGACGGGAGGCCTCCGCGCTCAAGGATGTGTTGGCCCAGGTGCCCGAGCCCCAGGCCGGTGAATTTCTGGGAGCGACAGCCCGACTCTTCAGCGGTGATAGTGGTTCCGGGTCCTTCGTGACGGGCCCCATGCAGGTCTATGTACTGGAGTCATGCATCTTCCAGGGGCCTGCGCCGTCTCCCATCGTGGTGGAACTGGCCGCGACCGAATCATGGTGGCGTGACAATGACCCGCAGGCACTCTGGCGCCACATGCGCCTGAACCTGCCGGACAATATCCAGCCTTGCCCCGAAGCAGTCGCGCCGGGTATCGACTGGTATTTCAATGAACCTGCCGTGGTGGCCTATCGTGTACCCGAAGGCATGAACACCTTCCGCAGCCGTGCCACCGCCAATCTGCGTGACGATGACGGCATGCCCAATTTCAGCATTGGGTGGGATGTACTGAGCTTCAACGAGGAGTTTGATTTGCGCGGGGCGCTGGGGACGGGTTTCTCAGAGCCGCCCCGGGTATTCGAGGCGGACATGCTGGGCCATCCGGCCTGGGTGTTTGAAGGCCGGGGTGCTTACGGTGAGCGCTGGTGGCATCGAAGCGTCGCCCTGCTCAAGCAGTGTCTTGCCGATGGACAGCCTGTCATGATGAGGGCCCATGCCGACGATGCCTGGATGCAGACCCACGGCGATTTCGGCATCTTCAACGACAACGCCTGGCTGTTCATGCCCGATGATGCGATCCCGTGTGATCCGGGCCTGCTGCAGACGGCCCTGATGCGGTTGGAAGCGGAGCTTTCCGCGCCGCAACCCAGCGCATCTGCCGAACCCACGCCCCCCGCCAGCGGGGCCCTCTGGGACCTGGAAGGCGACGCGGGCCATGCCCCTGCGGCATCCGAGGCCCGTGATGATGGCATCCGCTGCGCGGGCGAAGGCCCGTGCGTGGAGGTGTCCACGGAACTGGCGCTGCGGGTACTGCCGCGCCCCTTCTCCCATGTGTACGCCCAGCGGGAGGCGGATGAGTCGGCCATCATCCAGGCCAACGTGGCGGCTTTTCGGCCGCTGTACGTGTTTGCCCGGGAGGGTGTGGAGCTGGATCGGGCCGGTGACCCCCTGGGCTGGTATCAGGTAGGGCAGGGCCGGGACGCCCCGCTGGGCTGGATGCAGGCCCGGGACGTATTCGAATGGCGTCAGGCGTTGCTGGTGTCCTACACCCACCCGGGTGATCCCATCGAGGGCCGCAGTCCGGTACTGATGTTCCAGGACCTGTCCTCGCTGGAGTCCCTGGTGGACGACATGGACATGGCGGGTCGTGCCCGTTCGCTGTATGCGGACATCCGTCAGGGTGAGGTGCCCGAGTCGGTGGTGAGCATGGAACCGGAGCGGTTCGTGGACATCACCCGACAGTTCTACATGCTGCCGATCCTGGACTGGGAGCAGACCCGCATCCGCGGTGACGACGCCCGTCTGCTGCAACTGGCAGCCGCGGTGCCCCGGGCACGGGGTGCCGACACCCTGGACAATCCCGAGTATGCCAGCCAGTCCCGGGTAGGCCGTGGCGAGGCCGGGGCCGGTCTTGGGGATCTGCAGGTGGACCTGGTGTTCGTGATCGACACCACGCGCAGCATGCAGCCCTTCATCGACATGACCCGGGATGCGGTGGCGCGGATGACACAGGAGTTCACCGACGAGTCCTCGGCGCGGTTTCGTTTTGGTCTGGTCACCTTCCGTGACTGCACCGACACCATCCCGGGGCTGGAATACGTGACCCGCAACCACACCCCGGAGCTGGTGGATGGCCAGACCCTGGTGGACCTTTTGGAACATTCGGCCCGGGCCACCGAGGTGGGCAGTCTGGACTATGCCGAGGAGGTATTTGCCGGCGTGGACACGGCGCTGCGGTCCGCCTGGCGGGAGGATGCCCTGCGTTTCATGATCCTGGTGGGGGATGCCAGTTCCCATCCCAAGGGTCACCCCCAGAACGTGACCGGCAAGGACGAAGTGGACCTGCGCCGTGAACTGGACGATGCCCAGGTGCACCTGCTGGCGATTCACCTGCAGGACCCCCGTGCCGAGGCGGACCATCCCATTGCCCATGCCCAGTTCAGTCACCTGTCCCGGGTGCGGGGCGATGCCGGTCGTTCGGCCATCGAGGCGGTGGATGCCTTCGAGCAGGCGCAGTATCTGGCCCTGGTGGAGCAGGTGACCGATGACATCAACAGCCTGCTGCAGCGGGCCGTGGGCGGTCAGGCCGCCACACCCGCCCCGGGCGCGGGCGATGCCGAGCTGGCATCGGTGTCGGCCCTGTGGCAGGCCGCCCTGGTGGAATACATCGGCCGCGAGGCCACCCCGCCCAAGGACATCGTCGCCTGGTCGCTGGACCGTGACCTGATGAACCCGGCGGACCGGTCGCTGGATGTGCGGGTGCTGGTCACCCGTGAACAGCTGAGCACCCTGTCCCAGTCCCTGGACCGGGTGGTGCAGGCCCTGATGCGGGCGGAGGTCACCCAGGCGCAGTTCTTCGAGGCCCTGCAGGGCGTAGCCGGTCAGACCATGAAGCAGCCCGACGAGATTGGCCAGGGCGCCCAACTGGCGGACACGGGCCTGTTGCCGGCGTTCATCCAGAGCCTGCCGTATCGCAGCGACATCCTGTCGCTGACCGATGAGATGTTCGCCAGCATGACCACGCAGCAGCGTGCGGAGCTGGAGTGGAGCCTGCTGGCCAAGCTGGAGCAGTACCGTGCCATCAACGAGCAGGTGGATGTGTGGTTCCAGCTCAACGACACGGATGACGACCGGGACCGTGTGTACCCACTGCACCTGGATTACCTGCCCTGA
- a CDS encoding GNAT family N-acetyltransferase/peptidase C39 family protein, translated as MEHATAPLPRADTPWIPEGVIRPARMSDIPALVALEQRCFPTDRLSRRQFRYMLTKANAHTLVHDTGKGPVGYVLVLFSRGTSSARLYSIALDAAARGQGLSRNLVRAAEAAARARDCAYLRLEIRKDNTASQCLFESLGYRRFGEYDDYYEDHMDAWRYEKSLAADLRPEMVRVPFYEQTLDFTCGPSCLMMAMKAQDPMLTLDRKLELRLWREATTIYMTSGHGGCGPFGLALAAAHRGFSVELTLGDEQIPLLDSVRSQDKKEVMRLVQEDMLDEIHGLGIPVHYGHLTPVDLRARFDAGGIPVVLISSYQIYGEKFPHWVVVTGFDEHFIYVHDPFVDYDNGETRLDSLNMPILQRDFERMARYGKAGLKAVLVIGPRAAS; from the coding sequence ATGGAACACGCCACTGCCCCCCTGCCCCGCGCCGACACTCCCTGGATCCCGGAGGGTGTGATCCGGCCTGCCCGGATGTCCGATATCCCTGCCCTGGTGGCCCTGGAACAGCGCTGCTTCCCCACCGACCGCCTTTCCCGACGGCAATTCCGCTACATGCTGACCAAGGCCAATGCACACACCCTGGTGCACGATACCGGCAAGGGCCCCGTGGGTTATGTGCTCGTGCTGTTCAGTCGCGGCACATCAAGCGCAAGGCTGTATTCCATCGCCCTGGATGCTGCCGCCCGTGGACAGGGTCTGAGCCGGAACCTGGTGCGGGCGGCCGAAGCCGCTGCCCGGGCCAGGGACTGCGCGTACCTGCGCCTGGAGATCCGCAAGGACAACACGGCCTCGCAGTGTTTGTTCGAGTCCCTGGGCTATCGGCGTTTCGGTGAGTATGACGACTACTACGAAGATCACATGGATGCCTGGCGTTACGAGAAATCCCTGGCAGCCGACCTGCGGCCGGAGATGGTCCGCGTGCCGTTTTACGAGCAGACCCTGGACTTCACCTGTGGACCTTCCTGCCTGATGATGGCCATGAAGGCCCAGGATCCGATGCTGACCCTGGACCGCAAGCTGGAACTTCGTCTATGGCGGGAGGCCACCACCATCTACATGACCTCGGGCCATGGGGGTTGCGGGCCTTTCGGGCTGGCCCTGGCGGCGGCCCATCGGGGCTTTTCCGTGGAACTCACCCTGGGTGACGAACAGATACCCTTACTGGATTCCGTGCGCAGCCAGGACAAGAAAGAGGTGATGCGCCTGGTGCAGGAAGACATGCTGGACGAGATCCACGGCCTGGGCATCCCGGTACACTACGGGCACCTGACCCCGGTGGACCTGCGGGCACGTTTTGATGCCGGCGGCATCCCCGTGGTACTGATCAGTTCCTACCAGATCTACGGTGAGAAGTTTCCCCATTGGGTGGTGGTCACCGGCTTTGATGAGCACTTCATCTACGTGCACGACCCCTTCGTGGACTACGACAACGGTGAAACCCGGCTGGACTCGTTGAACATGCCCATCCTGCAACGGGATTTCGAGCGCATGGCCCGCTATGGCAAGGCGGGACTCAAGGCGGTCCTGGTGATCGGCCCCCGCGCCGCTTCGTAA
- a CDS encoding Lrp/AsnC family transcriptional regulator: MVTAIILINVQRQKVNQIAEELADMEQITEVFSVSGQYDLIAIARVPRNDDLAEVVTRRLLTIDGLEKTNTLLAFKAYSRHDLEAMFSV; the protein is encoded by the coding sequence ATGGTCACCGCCATCATCTTGATCAACGTCCAGCGCCAGAAGGTCAACCAGATCGCTGAGGAGCTGGCCGACATGGAACAGATCACCGAGGTCTTTTCCGTCAGTGGTCAGTATGACCTGATCGCCATCGCGCGCGTGCCCAGGAACGACGATCTGGCCGAGGTGGTGACCCGTCGCCTGCTGACCATCGACGGGCTGGAGAAGACCAACACCCTGCTGGCCTTCAAGGCCTACTCCCGGCACGATCTGGAGGCCATGTTCTCCGTTTGA
- a CDS encoding LEA type 2 family protein, translating into MLITRRRLLLASGALLLSGCAAMRSDFETPSVSLESFRAVPNQGMAPRFALGLRVVNPNPASLPLRGMSYAVDFEGHQLITGVASDLETIPAFGESRFEVEAGLDLINSLRLLNDLMARADRDHLNYKVRARLDAGGFSRLITMEETGQIPISALSGRPAPR; encoded by the coding sequence ATGCTCATCACACGACGTCGTCTCCTGCTGGCTTCCGGTGCCCTGTTGCTGAGCGGTTGCGCGGCCATGCGCAGTGACTTCGAGACGCCGTCGGTGAGCCTGGAGTCCTTTCGTGCCGTGCCCAACCAGGGCATGGCGCCACGGTTTGCCCTGGGCCTGCGGGTGGTCAACCCCAACCCGGCCAGCCTGCCCCTGCGGGGGATGAGCTATGCTGTGGATTTCGAGGGGCACCAGTTGATCACCGGTGTGGCCAGCGACCTTGAGACCATCCCGGCGTTTGGTGAGTCGCGCTTCGAGGTGGAGGCGGGGCTGGATCTCATCAACAGCCTGCGCCTGCTCAATGATCTGATGGCCCGCGCCGATCGCGATCACCTGAACTACAAGGTGCGGGCACGGCTGGACGCAGGTGGTTTCAGCCGCTTGATCACCATGGAGGAAACGGGTCAGATTCCCATCTCCGCCCTGAGTGGTCGGCCGGCACCACGGTGA
- a CDS encoding DUF2058 domain-containing protein, giving the protein MANSLHEQLLKAGLVDEKKLKQARHASPKKKKKKGKGAATAEPAQPSAAEEARRREAERSRELNRQQKEAAERKALEAQIRQLIDAHRQDREGGDIPYNFQHGKLIRHLHVTPEQRDRLGNGRMAIVTLGDGYEVVTREGADKIAERDADRVVVCNDPEPRDKAREEDDPYAGYEIPDDLMW; this is encoded by the coding sequence ATGGCCAACTCCCTGCACGAACAGCTCCTGAAAGCGGGGCTGGTGGATGAGAAAAAACTCAAGCAGGCGCGGCATGCCTCGCCCAAGAAGAAGAAGAAGAAGGGCAAGGGCGCGGCCACGGCGGAACCGGCTCAGCCCAGCGCCGCCGAAGAGGCCCGGCGCCGGGAGGCGGAACGCTCACGCGAGCTGAACCGCCAGCAAAAGGAGGCTGCCGAGCGCAAGGCGCTGGAGGCGCAGATCCGGCAGTTGATCGACGCCCATCGCCAGGATCGGGAAGGTGGCGACATCCCCTACAACTTCCAGCACGGCAAGTTGATTCGCCATCTGCACGTCACCCCGGAACAACGGGATCGACTGGGCAACGGGCGCATGGCCATTGTCACCCTGGGGGATGGCTACGAGGTGGTGACCCGGGAAGGGGCCGACAAGATCGCCGAACGCGATGCCGACCGGGTGGTGGTCTGCAATGACCCCGAACCCCGGGACAAGGCCAGGGAAGAGGACGACCCCTACGCCGGTTACGAGATACCGGATGACCTGATGTGGTGA
- a CDS encoding DMT family transporter: MSTHNAAHDTFTLSQQGPGQGMAVGALLIGAGLWGCFWIPLRWLEQAGLHGLWSVAFIYLGACLVGLVVARHHVGWVRRHPGRFAGIALTSALSGTAFSLGVIEGDVVRVLLFFYLSPLWAVVLARLLLREPLTSQAMVALALALTGALVMLWPTNTTLAMTRADLLGLLAGMAFAATNIQVRHAYWMPLRVKTLAAWSGAPLLAMGAAGTLGIGLAPDPWTIAAALLVGMTIMTTMTMTVQVGVTWLPVRQSSVILIFELVAGAVSAAWLAGELLGPRDWIGGVLIVMGGLVAGWRRSR; the protein is encoded by the coding sequence ATGTCCACCCACAACGCCGCCCACGACACTTTCACCTTGAGCCAGCAAGGTCCCGGTCAGGGCATGGCCGTGGGTGCCCTGCTCATCGGCGCCGGGTTGTGGGGTTGTTTCTGGATCCCGCTGCGCTGGCTGGAGCAGGCCGGCCTGCATGGTCTTTGGTCGGTGGCCTTCATCTATCTGGGTGCCTGCCTGGTGGGCCTGGTGGTGGCGCGCCATCATGTCGGATGGGTGCGGCGTCACCCCGGACGTTTTGCCGGCATTGCGCTCACCTCGGCGCTGTCGGGCACCGCCTTCTCCCTGGGCGTGATCGAGGGCGACGTGGTCAGGGTATTGCTGTTCTTTTATCTCTCTCCGCTTTGGGCCGTGGTCCTGGCGCGGCTGCTGCTGCGTGAACCGCTCACCTCGCAGGCCATGGTCGCCCTGGCCCTGGCCCTGACCGGCGCCCTGGTGATGCTCTGGCCCACCAACACCACCCTGGCCATGACCCGGGCAGACCTGCTGGGCCTGCTGGCGGGCATGGCCTTTGCGGCCACCAATATCCAGGTGCGCCATGCCTATTGGATGCCGCTGCGGGTGAAGACCCTGGCGGCCTGGTCTGGAGCCCCCCTGCTGGCCATGGGGGCTGCGGGTACACTGGGCATCGGTCTTGCGCCGGACCCATGGACCATCGCCGCGGCCCTGCTGGTGGGCATGACGATCATGACCACCATGACCATGACGGTGCAGGTGGGCGTGACCTGGCTCCCGGTGCGGCAGTCCTCGGTCATCCTCATCTTCGAGCTGGTGGCCGGTGCCGTGTCGGCCGCCTGGCTGGCCGGCGAGCTGCTGGGGCCCAGGGACTGGATCGGTGGCGTGCTCATCGTCATGGGCGGGCTCGTCGCCGGGTGGCGACGTTCCCGCTAG
- a CDS encoding RimK family protein, producing MSDHVLLIEQPGDWKPHFPDYPVVLAADYLTHPDYAAGKSRLRVINLCRSLRYLSVGYYCSLLAEARQHKVVPSVRTLQDLSRKSIYSLDTEDIDRKVARVLGRKRSGLEPTAFEITVFFGQCAPKELQEIAQQLFTVFPTPLFKVEFRLVGQWRIEALKPMALNSLDAEQEDSFFSALETYLKRPWRKPRGTRSYKYDLAILQNPEEDLPPSNRAALNHFARLGRTVGLEVDLIDRKDFGRLAEYDALFIRETTRIDHHTYRFARKADSEGMVVIDDPDSILKCTNKVYLAERLAANKVPTPRTLVLRRENLLTAEEHIGYPVVLKIPDGSFSRGVFKAENRAELEEIGRRLLKESDLILAQEFVYTEFDWRIGVLNKQPLYACQYLMSRKHWQIVNHQAKGRLRQGGARTLAVEDVPPMVIKTALKAANLIGDGLYGVDLKQTDRGMMVIEVNDNPSLDAGVEDAILKDDLYRRILEDFVRRLDLTRKR from the coding sequence ATGTCGGATCATGTCCTGCTCATCGAGCAACCCGGAGACTGGAAGCCCCATTTCCCGGACTACCCCGTGGTGCTGGCCGCGGACTACCTCACCCACCCGGACTATGCCGCTGGCAAAAGCCGCTTGCGGGTGATCAACCTGTGCCGCAGCCTTCGCTACCTGAGTGTGGGTTACTACTGTTCGCTGCTGGCCGAGGCCCGGCAACACAAGGTGGTACCCTCGGTACGAACCCTGCAGGACCTCTCCCGCAAGTCCATCTACAGCCTGGACACCGAGGACATCGATCGCAAGGTGGCCCGGGTACTGGGGCGCAAACGCTCGGGGCTGGAGCCCACGGCGTTCGAGATCACCGTCTTCTTCGGGCAGTGCGCCCCCAAGGAACTGCAGGAGATCGCCCAGCAGTTGTTCACCGTCTTCCCCACCCCATTGTTCAAGGTGGAATTCCGGCTGGTGGGCCAGTGGCGTATTGAAGCCCTCAAGCCCATGGCCCTGAACAGCCTGGATGCCGAGCAGGAGGACTCTTTTTTCAGCGCCCTGGAAACCTATCTCAAGCGCCCCTGGCGCAAACCCCGGGGCACCCGCAGCTACAAGTATGACCTGGCCATCCTGCAAAACCCGGAAGAGGACCTGCCGCCTTCCAACCGGGCGGCCCTGAACCACTTTGCACGCCTGGGGCGCACCGTGGGGCTGGAGGTGGACCTGATCGACCGAAAGGATTTCGGCCGCCTGGCGGAATACGACGCCCTGTTCATCCGCGAAACCACTCGCATCGACCACCACACCTACCGCTTTGCCCGCAAGGCAGACAGCGAGGGCATGGTGGTGATCGACGACCCCGACTCCATCCTCAAGTGCACCAACAAGGTCTACCTGGCAGAACGACTGGCTGCCAACAAGGTCCCCACACCCCGCACCCTGGTCCTGCGCAGGGAAAACCTCCTCACCGCTGAGGAGCATATCGGCTATCCCGTGGTCCTGAAGATCCCGGACGGATCATTCTCCCGAGGCGTGTTCAAGGCCGAGAACCGTGCCGAACTGGAGGAGATCGGACGCCGCTTGCTGAAGGAATCGGACCTGATCCTGGCCCAGGAATTCGTCTACACGGAGTTTGACTGGCGCATCGGCGTGCTCAACAAGCAACCCCTTTACGCATGCCAGTACCTGATGTCCCGAAAACACTGGCAGATCGTGAACCACCAGGCCAAGGGCCGACTACGGCAAGGGGGCGCGCGCACCCTGGCCGTGGAGGATGTCCCTCCCATGGTGATCAAAACAGCCCTCAAGGCCGCCAATCTCATCGGCGATGGGCTTTACGGGGTGGATCTGAAACAGACGGACCGTGGCATGATGGTGATCGAGGTCAACGACAACCCGAGCCTGGACGCGGGCGTGGAGGACGCCATCCTCAAGGATGACCTGTATCGCCGCATTCTGGAGGATTTCGTGCGACGGCTGGATTTAACGCGGAAGCGTTAG
- a CDS encoding NAD(P)/FAD-dependent oxidoreductase — translation MPTAHPHYDVLIIGAGAAGLMCAGVAGQRGQRVLVLDHANKPGKKILMSGGGRCNFTNLHCTAEDFISANPHFAKSALSRFTPWDFIALVERYGIPYHEREHGQLFCDRSAKDILNMLLAECEVGNVEVRTRTAIKDVRIGAPHQVDTPTGTVQADALVIATGGYSIPTMGATGFGFDLARSLDIPVRPTRPGLVPLTLEGKALKRLEDLSGIALDAEAGFDGQCFRENLLFTHRGLSGPAVLQVSSYWEPGQPVEIDLFPGVNLGDHIRSVRTQRPKMELKTLLGERLTRRVAQRWCDLWVESKPLDQLSDEDIAQVERVCQSWQVWPSATEGYRVAEVTVGGVDTDALSSKTLECRAYPGLYFIGEVVDVTGHLGGFNFQWAWASGHAAGCALAG, via the coding sequence ATGCCGACCGCCCATCCCCACTATGACGTCCTCATCATCGGCGCCGGTGCCGCCGGCCTCATGTGCGCCGGGGTGGCCGGGCAACGGGGCCAGCGCGTGCTGGTGCTGGACCATGCCAACAAGCCGGGCAAGAAGATCCTCATGTCCGGCGGCGGGCGCTGCAACTTCACCAACCTGCACTGCACCGCCGAGGATTTCATCAGCGCCAACCCCCACTTCGCCAAATCCGCCCTGAGCCGTTTTACCCCCTGGGACTTCATTGCCCTGGTGGAGCGCTACGGCATTCCCTACCACGAACGGGAACACGGCCAACTGTTCTGCGACCGCTCCGCCAAGGACATCCTCAACATGCTGCTGGCGGAATGCGAGGTCGGTAATGTGGAGGTCCGCACCCGCACCGCCATCAAGGATGTGCGCATCGGCGCGCCCCATCAGGTGGACACACCAACGGGCACCGTGCAGGCCGACGCCCTGGTGATTGCCACCGGGGGCTATTCCATTCCCACCATGGGGGCCACCGGGTTCGGCTTTGACCTGGCCCGATCCCTGGATATCCCCGTGCGCCCCACACGCCCCGGGCTGGTGCCCCTCACGCTGGAGGGCAAGGCCCTCAAACGCCTGGAGGACCTGAGCGGCATCGCCCTGGACGCCGAGGCAGGGTTTGATGGCCAGTGCTTTCGGGAGAACCTGCTGTTCACCCACCGGGGGCTGAGCGGTCCGGCGGTGTTGCAGGTGTCGTCCTACTGGGAGCCGGGGCAGCCGGTGGAGATTGATCTGTTTCCGGGCGTGAATCTGGGCGATCACATCCGTAGCGTGCGTACGCAACGTCCGAAGATGGAATTGAAGACCCTGCTGGGAGAGCGGCTCACCCGACGGGTGGCGCAACGCTGGTGTGATCTTTGGGTGGAGAGCAAGCCCCTGGATCAGCTCAGTGACGAGGACATTGCCCAGGTGGAGCGGGTGTGCCAGTCATGGCAGGTGTGGCCGTCGGCCACCGAGGGGTATCGCGTGGCGGAGGTTACGGTGGGCGGGGTGGATACGGACGCCCTGTCCTCCAAGACCCTTGAATGCCGGGCCTATCCAGGGCTGTATTTCATTGGCGAGGTGGTGGATGTCACCGGCCATCTGGGCGGCTTCAACTTCCAGTGGGCCTGGGCATCCGGTCATGCGGCGGGCTGTGCGCTGGCCGGATAG
- a CDS encoding DUF3634 family protein, with translation MLMPLLLMFAILALGAGLLIWHARIAFVVKLQDGKAQAQRGTPPPDFLRGCGDVARMYGIKQGRIRGIRSGQGIRLSFSRDIPEHTHQPFRNVWTPPPGGNGGGGRRAAG, from the coding sequence ATGCTGATGCCACTGCTGCTCATGTTCGCCATCCTCGCCCTGGGCGCGGGCCTGCTCATCTGGCATGCGCGGATCGCCTTTGTGGTGAAGCTCCAGGACGGCAAGGCCCAGGCGCAGCGTGGCACGCCACCGCCGGATTTCTTGCGGGGCTGTGGGGATGTAGCCCGCATGTACGGCATCAAACAGGGCCGGATCCGCGGCATCCGCTCCGGACAGGGTATCCGGCTGAGCTTCTCCCGAGACATCCCCGAACACACCCACCAGCCGTTTAGAAACGTCTGGACCCCTCCCCCAGGTGGCAACGGTGGCGGCGGCCGCCGCGCCGCCGGTTAG